One Drosophila kikkawai strain 14028-0561.14 chromosome 3L, DkikHiC1v2, whole genome shotgun sequence genomic window carries:
- the Cdk12 gene encoding cyclin-dependent kinase 12 — MHASSAAATALVEYSDVSSEDFSDPETGDLDANDSGKGAATNTKKPKPATDNQFPRSRLGPKPDKEGYDNYRKRRPEDSNKSAPAGSRQTSPNHREDPSQVSNTSKGELWGREIYMSSDSIDTDELEAEMKRQKRKKQKKDKHKHKSKKKSKKRKKKRAKSYSSIDSMSDNDDINALLDRRYTPPTAPSKSCERTVSAGPSSFTPHNHKENSSPATPPPARRTNSSNNTYYGESTSVETANAALGSNLQVTVTNKQTISSRHRSPQPSTRVSGNGPRFGNSPRTPPHSHYTSSSGGGGGGGGGGSGPRDSRSSRYVPSPHKEDLNTHHRSSHDHGFQPRYSAAGPTSHDARKVKRLSPEMDRYNHHPSTPPHKRRKFSDGRDVGTIGGSFEHSRHHSGKYDRYSRDRYSRRSSRSPSVQHHPRNRQSPVGGLSSSGATTNAFRHGSSHKHKYGANAGSPPSHASRSSKRSSGTGTSATDRYSRSPRTSSRYLETASSPSPVGASSSYHHHHRRSPKLHQRTRGGSRRRSPSSPSSGSSGSRSRSPTSRDLKHKREEYIKKISETSLFAELVKDRHKRQKALKEIIERQEENSNSTTNSNGALTINDNSSSVDGNTPNTGDCLRSVPSGVTPAATATTVSNGLAVLGSNKPDVDLNNIPMPNKENEALALNPSASTDIPDCSTPIKQTVLPIATVSATKHSLKSKSLTSLPLPPGMNALDLVNARSPSPAQKKKESDEKNINPSANTGAGANKSLLNLPMPPVIPGSEELSGDDDVIDSPEDFDAPAGSSGHVGPTNRRRPVILNRRDSRNNIRDWGERCVDVFEMIAQIGEGTYGQVYKARDHHTNDMVALKKVRLEHEKEGFPITAVREIKILRQLNHRNIVNLHEIVTDKQDAVEFRKDKGSFYLVFEYMDHDLMGLLESGMVDFNEENNASIMKQLLDGLNYCHKKNFLHRDIKCSNILMNNRGKVKLADFGLARLYNADDRERPYTNKVITLWYRPPELLLGEERYGPSIDVWSCGCILGELFVKRPLFQANAEMAQLETISKICGSPVPAVWPNVIKLPLFYTLKQKKTHRRRLREDFEFMPAPALDLLDKMLDLDPDKRITAEDALRSPWLKKINPDEMPTPQLPTWQDCHELWSKKRRRQLREQQESLPPTVIAPTKYQQHGAAMVGDA; from the exons ATGCATGCATCCTCCGCCGCAGCGACCGCACTTGTGGAGTACTCGGACGTCAGCTCGGAGGACTTTTCAGATCCGGAGACCGGCGATTTGGACGCAAACGATTCCGGAAAGGGGGCGgccacaaacacaaaaaaaccaaagccagCTACGGATAATCAATTCCCCAGAAGTCGTCTTGGTCCAAAGCCCGATAAGGAGGGCTATGATAATTACAG gaaaAGACGACCCGAAGATTCGAACAAATCCGCTCCGGCCGGATCGAGACAAACGTCACCAAATCATCGGGAGGATCCCTCACAGGTCTCCAACACATCCAAAGGGGAGTTGTGGGGCCGAGAGATCTACATGTCCAGCGATTCCATTGACACAGACGAGCTGGAGGCGGAGATGAAACGGCAAAAGCGCAAGAAGCAAAAGAAGGACAAGCACAAACACAAGTCCAAGAAGAAGTCGAAGAAGCGAAAAAAGAAGCGGGCCAAGTCGTACTCTAGTATTGATTCAATGTCGGATAACGATGACATCAACGCCTTACTAGACCGTAGATACACGCCGCCTACCGCTCCGAGCAAAAGCTGTGAGCGGACGGTAAGCGCGGGGCCGTCCTCCTTTACCCCACACAACCACAAGGAGAACAGTTCGCCAGCAACTCCACCGCCGGCGCGTcgcaccaacagcagcaataaTACCTACTACGGGGAGTCGACTTCTGTGGAAACGGCCAATGCGGCCCTGGGTAGCAATTTGCAGGTCACTGTAACGAATAAGCAGACAATCAGCAGCCGTCATCGTTCCCCTCAGCCTTCAACGCGTGTTAGTGGCAACGGGCCGAGGTTTGGCAACTCACCGCGAACACCTCCGCATTCACATTACACATCCTCaagcggtggcggcggcggcggtggaggtGGTGGGTCTGGTCCCCGAGATTCTCGCAGTTCCCGATATGTACCAAGTCCTCACAAAGAGGATTTAAATACGCACCACCGCTCCAGCCACGATCACGGCTTTCAGCCTCGCTACTCTGCAGCAGGTCCAACCAGTCATGATGCCAGAAAAGTAAAGCGGCTTTCACCGG AGATGGATCGCTACAACCATCATCCGAGCACGCCGCCCCACAAGCGACGGAAGTTCAGCGATGGCCGGGATGTGGGAACCATTGGCGGCAGCTTCGAACATAGTAGGCATCACTCGGGAAAATACGATCGTTATAGCAGGGATCGGTATTCCAGGAGGTCATCCAG GAGTCCTAGTGTGCAGCACCACCCGCGTAATCGACAGTCCCCCGTCGGCGGCCTTTCGTCCAGTGGAGCAACAACGAATGCGTTTCGACATGGCAGCAGCCACAAACACAAATATGGTGCGAATGCCGGATCGCCGCCTTCCCATGCGTCGAGGTCGTCCAAGCGCTCTTCGGGCACCGGTACCTCTGCCACCGATCGCTACTCAAGATCGCCGCGAACAAGTTCGCGATATTTGGAAACGGCATCATCGCCTTCACCTGTGGGCGCCTCCAGCTCatatcaccatcaccatcgtCGCTCACCAAAGCTACACCAGAGAACTAGGGGAGGCAGTCGCCGCAGATCTCCAAGCTcgcccagcagcggcagctccGGCTCACGTAGTCGATCGCCCACGTCGCGTGATCTTAAACACAAGCGGGAggaatacattaaaaaaatcagCGAGACAAGTCTATTTGCCGAGCTTGTGAAGGACCGCCACAAAAGGCAGAAAGCGCTGAAGGAAATCATTGAGCGGCAGGAGGAGAACAGTAATAGCACCACCAACAGCAACGGAGCACTTACAATTAATGACAACAGTTCCTCTGTGGATGGAAATACGCCCAACACTGGGGACTGCCTCCGATCTGTCCCCAGTGGTGTAACCCCTGCAGCCACGGCGACAACGGTCTCAAACGGTCTTGCAGTCCTGGGAAGCAATAAACCAGATGTGGACCTTAACAACATTCCCATGCCAAACAAGGAGAACGAGGCACTGGCCTTGAACCCCAGTGCGAGCACCGACATCCCGGACTGTTCCACGCCAATTAAGCAAACAGTGCTACCTATAGCTACCGTCTCGGCGACCAAGCACAGCCTTAAATCGAAGAGCCTAACGTCGTTGCCGCTGCCACCTGGAATGAATGCCCTCGACCTGGTTAACGCAAGATCTCCATCGCCAGCGCAGAAGAAGAAGGAATCCGACGAAAAGAACATTAATCCGAGCGCCAACACCGGCGCTGGCGCCAACAAGAGTCTGCTGAATCTTCCCATGCCGCCAGTTATCCCCGGCAGCGAGGAGCTAAGCGGCGATGATGACGTCATTGACAGTCCCGAAGACTTTGATGCTCCGGCCGGAAGTAGTGGACATGTTGGACCAACAAACCGTCGTCGACCAGTGATCTTAAATCGCCGGGATTCGAGGAACAACATCCGGGACTGGGGCGAGCGATGTGTGGACGTGTTTGAGATGATTGCACAGATTGGAGAAGGAACTTACGGTCAG GTCTATAAGGCGCGGGATCATCATACTAACGACATGGTGGCCCTCAAAAAAGTACGCCTTGAGCATGAGAAGGAAGGCTTTCCGATAACGGCTGTGCGTGAGATAAAAATACTGCGACAACTTAACCATCGCAACATAGTCAATCTTCACGAAATTGTGACGGACAAACAGGATGCCGTGGAGTTCCGCAAGGACAAGGGCTCCTTCTACCTGGTCTTCGAATACATGGACCACGATCTGATGGGACTGCTCGAGTCAGGCATGGTCGACTTCAACGAGGAGAACAACGCCAGCATCATGAAGCAGCTTCTGGATGGCCTCAATTATTGCCACAAGAAGAATTTTCTGCATCGAGACATCAAGTGctcaaacattttaatgaaCAACAG GGGTAAAGTTAAGCTAGCTGACTTCGGTCTGGCGAGACTTTATAATGCCGACGACCGAGAGCGACCGTACACAAACAAAGTGATCACCTTGTGGTACAGACCACCAGAACTGTTGCTGGGTGAGGAGCGATACGGACCTTCGATCGACGTTTGGTCCTGCGGCTGTATTCTCGGTGAACTATTCGTGAAGCGCCCCTTGTTCCAGGCCAATGCAGAAATGGCCCAATTGGAGACCATATCGAAGATTTGCGGCTCACCAGTTCCGGCTGTGTGGCCGAATGTGATCAAGCTGCCGCTGTTTTACACACTCAAGCAAAAGAAGACTCATCGACGTCGTCTGCGGGAGGACTTTGAGTTCATGCCAGCACCAGCACTAGACCTGCTCGACAAAATGTTGGATCTGGATCCGGACAAGCGCATTACGGCCGAGGATGCACTCCGGTCGCCGTGGCTAAAGAAAATCAACCCCGACGA aatGCCAACGCCCCAACTGCCCACGTGGCAGGACTGCCACGAGCTGTGGAGCAAGAAGCGACGTCGGCAGCTGCGGGAACAACAGGAGTCGCTGCCACCGACGGTGATCGCCCCGACCAAATATCAACAGCACGGAGCTGCCATGGTGGGAGATGCTTAG
- the SAK gene encoding serine/threonine-protein kinase PLK4, translating to MISSRAFGETIEEYEVQHLLGKGGFASVYKARCLRTHQDVAIKMIDKKLIQGTGLTNRVRQEVEIHSRLNHPSVLQLYTFFQDANYVYLVLELAHNGELHRYMNQISRPFTEAEAASILKQVVAGLLYLHSHNIMHRDISLSNLLLSKEMHVKIADFGLATQLKRPDERHVTMCGTPNYISPEVVSRVSHGLPADVWSVGCMLYTLLVGRPPFETDAVQSTLNKVVMSEYLMPAHLSFEAQDLINKLLKKLPHERITLEQVLSHPFMLKRSDYSANRGYTTTPGALNVFGQSLESGDSGILTFASSDSRNSQRLRSVDTSAPQALPQIREEFMQDHHLRPTYEQPAGIFPQSAAGQAEQKWSGNANSTPALHVKMDLVEKPSLARVKEERLSVPPLCTMRLLPTRYKTKNAIMSILRNGEVVLEFLKFRPKFNEDRITDICRISHDGRRIIIYQPDPGRGLAVKEQPPELQIPSEDCIYNYESLPSKHWKKYVYAARFVGLVKSKTPKVTYFSALGKCQLMETMTDFEIRFYLGAKLLRSPTEGLKVYNANGMLLSDQTCLEARSLIEHGNECFSHCVTVSNALEVAQTKDSTCFPVTIGRRPVTDVQPGQKFDGLRDTTNFAYSTPKSNQGSINFSVSTLSSIRNTTDFGCSSSRLNMLASHQNVPIKRVNIPDIGVATELSHGVVQVQFYDGSVVSVIPDNQGGGVTYTQPNGNSTHFVKDDDLPFAVRDRISQLPQIQLRLKTAPLLGSGRKIEYNNAMTPKTTTPCYNRMLI from the exons ATGATCTCCAGTCGGGCGTTTGGAGAAACAATTGAG GAGTATGAAGTACAGCACTTGTTGGGCAAAGGCGGTTTTGCCAGTGTCTATAAGGCGAGATGCCTCCGCACTCACCAGGATGTGGCTATTAAGATG ATTGACAAGAAACTTATTCAGGGCACTGGTCTCACCAACCGCGTTCGGCAGGAAGTGGAGATCCATTCCCGACTCAACCATCCCTCGGTTTTGCAGCTGTACACATTTTTCCAAGACGCCAACTATGTGTATTTGGTGCTGGAGTTGGCCCACAACGGGGAGCTGCATCGCTACATGAACCAGATATCGAGGCCTTTCACGGAGGCGGAAGCTGCGTCCATCCTGAAGCAGGTGGTGGCGGGTCTGCTGTACCTGCACTCTCACAACATCATGCACCGCGACATTTCTCTATCCAACCTTTTGCTCAGCAAGGAAATGCACGTGAAGATTGCCGATTTCGGTCTAGCTACCCAATTAAAGCGACCGGATGAGCGACATGTGACGATGTGTGGCACCCCCAACTATATATCGCCCGAGGTTGTGTCCCGAGTGTCCCATGGACTGCCGGCTGATGTCTGGAGTGTTGGGTGTATGCTGTACACCTTGTTGGTTGGAAGACCGCCCTTTGAAACCGATGCCGTGCAATCCACGCTCAACAAGGTGGTTATGTCGGAGTACCTGATGCCGGCTCATTTGTCTTTTGAGGCGCAGGACCTAATAAACAAGTTGCTGAAGAAGCTACCACATGAGCGCATCACCCTCGAGCAGGTCCTAAGCCACCCATTTATGCTGAAGAGAAGCGATTACAGTGCGAATCGCGGTTATACGACGACTCCGGGAGCATTAAATGTGTTTGGCCAAAGCCTGGAAAGTGGTGATAGTGGAATCCTAACATTTGCCAGCA GTGACTCGAGAAACTCTCAACGCCTGCGCTCTGTGGATACCTCAGCGCCGCAGGCTCTTCCCCAAATACGGGAAGAATTCATGCAGGATCATCATCTTCGACCAACTTATGAACAGCCGGCAGGAATATTTCCCCAAAGTGCAGCTGGTCAGGCGGAGCAAAAGTGGTCGGGAAACGCTAATTCCACCCCAGCACTTCATGTGAAAATGGACCTTGTAGAGAAGCCCAGCCTAGCTCGAGTTAAGGAGGAGCGACTTTCGGTGCCACCATTGTGCACGATGAGATTGCTACCGACGCGTTACAAGACCAAGAATGCTATAATGAGTATATTGCGAAATGGCGAGGTGGTTCTTGAGTTTCTGAAATTTCGGCCCAAGTTCAACGAAGATCGCATCACTGACATTTGCCGCATCTCCCACGATGGGCGACGTATCATTATTTACCAACCAGATCCAGGACG TGGCTTAGCCGTAAAAGAGCAGCCCCCAGAGCTTCAGATACCAAGTGAGGACTGCATCTACAACTACGAAAGCTTGCCCAGCAAGCACTGGAAGAAATATGTATACGCGGCGCGTTTTGTGGGCTTAGTAAAGAGCAAAACTCCGAAAGTAACATATTTTAGTGCACTGGGAAAATGTCAACTGATGGAGACGATGACTGACTTTGAGATTCGCTTTTACTTGGGAGCAAAGCTGCTGCGGTCTCCCACCGAAGGACTTAAGGTTTACAATGCCAATGGAATGTTATTATCAGATCAGACTTGCTTGGAAGCTCGATCCCTGATCGAGCACGGAAACGAATGCTTCTCGCATTGTGTCACCGTTAGTAATGCCTTGGAAGTGGCTCAGACAAAGGACTCTACGTGCTTTCCAGTCACAATTGGACGGCGTCCAGTCACAGATGTTCAGCCAGGTCAGAAATTTGACGGGCTAAGGGATACCACAAACTTTGCCTATTCGACCCCGAAATCAAATCAG GGTTCAATAAACTTCTCCGTTAGCACTCTTTCGTCGATTCGAAATACAACAGATTTTGGATGCAGTTCCTCGAGATTAAACATGCTAGCTTCTCATCAAAACGTCCCAATAAAACGCGTCAACATTCCTGATATTGGTGTCGCTACTGAG TTATCCCACGGAGTTGTCCAAGTGCAATTTTATGAtggatccgtagtttctgttATACCAGACAACCAAGGTGGCGGCGTGACGTATACACAACCGAATGGAAATTCAACCCATTTTGTGAAAGACGATGACTTGCCCTTCGCTGTCAGAGATAGAATTAGTCAGTTACCGCAGATTCAATTGAGGTTGAAGACGGCTCCCTTACTGGGGAGTGGAAGGAAGATTGAGTACAACAATGCAATGACTCCCAAAACGACAACGCCTTGCTACAATCGCATGCTCATATAA